Proteins encoded by one window of Kribbella italica:
- a CDS encoding MBL fold metallo-hydrolase gives MAARIERLVTSGTFSLDGGTWDVDNNIWLVGDDHEVLVIDAAHDAERIVQAVGDRRVVGLVATHGHNDHINAVGGVQAVLKCPVWISSADQMLWSALYDELPDHDLKEGTTFDVAGTTLKAVATPGHSPGSTCLYAADLDAVFTGDTLFQGGPGATGRSYSDKPTILKSIRERLLTLPEGTVVHTGHGDTTTIAAELGTIE, from the coding sequence ATGGCCGCCCGGATCGAACGGCTCGTCACGTCCGGGACGTTCAGCCTGGACGGCGGGACGTGGGACGTCGACAACAACATCTGGCTGGTCGGTGACGACCACGAGGTGCTGGTGATCGACGCGGCGCACGACGCCGAGCGGATCGTCCAGGCGGTGGGGGACCGGCGGGTGGTCGGGCTGGTCGCGACGCACGGGCACAACGACCACATCAACGCCGTCGGCGGCGTCCAGGCGGTGCTGAAGTGCCCGGTCTGGATCAGCTCGGCCGACCAGATGCTCTGGTCCGCCCTGTACGACGAACTGCCGGACCACGACCTGAAGGAGGGCACCACCTTCGACGTCGCCGGGACGACGCTGAAGGCCGTGGCCACACCGGGCCACAGCCCCGGCTCGACCTGCCTGTACGCCGCCGACCTGGACGCGGTCTTCACCGGTGACACCTTGTTCCAGGGCGGTCCGGGCGCGACCGGCCGGTCGTACAGCGACAAGCCGACGATCCTGAAGTCGATCCGCGAGCGGCTGCTCACGCTGCCCGAGGGCACGGTCGTGCACACCGGCCACGGCGACACCACGACGATCGCGGCGGAGCTCGGCACCATCGAGTAG
- a CDS encoding sensor histidine kinase has product MKLNRAPDSEAMWARTMLAWHIVFWSLLAVTTLVSVLPNDLTGREHVILLALLATLGTAYALIGGPAMLSRQRVPAHIYRVIAIVCVAGVVAIFPQSIFLMFIASPQIWLLADRIREGALFSVLLVVCVGTGQLYGAGGTMSAFWNILPWMIISLVVSLLLGIWIDRVIAQSEQRAELIAELEAARDELANAHHTAGVMAERERMAREIHDTLAQGMTSIVMLAQTAAVELSRGGAAGGGAAGGGAAGGGASGGGASAVANRLSAIEDTARENLAEARALVAAFTPVALSEATLTEVLRRQAERFAAETGVDVQVSLDMPDEEVAALPQGQQVVLLRAAQEALANVRKHAGATTVLITLTMAADGVGISVSDDGTGFEPSAAAAGYGLAAMRGRVEESGGSVQVESAPGRGTRVQVLIPSTNQENS; this is encoded by the coding sequence ATGAAGCTCAACCGCGCCCCGGACTCCGAGGCGATGTGGGCCAGGACGATGCTGGCCTGGCACATCGTCTTCTGGAGCCTGCTGGCGGTCACCACGTTGGTCTCCGTCCTCCCGAACGACCTGACCGGCCGCGAGCACGTCATCCTGCTGGCACTGCTGGCGACCCTCGGTACGGCGTACGCGCTGATCGGCGGTCCGGCGATGCTGTCGCGGCAACGGGTCCCGGCGCACATCTACCGGGTGATCGCGATCGTGTGCGTCGCGGGCGTGGTGGCGATCTTTCCGCAGTCCATCTTCTTGATGTTCATCGCGTCGCCGCAGATCTGGCTGCTCGCGGACCGGATTCGTGAGGGTGCCCTGTTCAGCGTCTTGCTGGTGGTCTGCGTGGGCACCGGCCAGCTGTACGGCGCCGGCGGGACGATGAGCGCCTTCTGGAACATCCTGCCCTGGATGATCATCAGCCTGGTGGTCAGTCTGCTGCTCGGGATCTGGATCGACCGGGTGATCGCGCAGAGCGAGCAGCGGGCGGAGCTGATCGCCGAACTCGAGGCGGCCCGCGACGAGCTGGCCAATGCGCACCACACCGCCGGCGTGATGGCCGAGCGGGAGCGGATGGCACGGGAGATCCACGACACGCTCGCGCAGGGCATGACCAGCATCGTGATGCTCGCGCAGACCGCGGCGGTCGAGCTCTCGCGCGGTGGGGCTGCCGGCGGTGGGGCTGCCGGCGGTGGGGCTGCCGGCGGTGGGGCTTCCGGCGGTGGGGCTTCTGCTGTGGCTAATCGCCTCAGCGCGATCGAGGACACGGCGCGGGAGAATCTGGCGGAGGCGCGGGCGCTGGTGGCCGCGTTCACGCCGGTCGCGTTGTCGGAGGCAACGTTGACCGAGGTACTGCGGCGGCAGGCGGAACGGTTCGCGGCGGAGACGGGCGTCGACGTACAGGTGTCGCTGGACATGCCCGACGAGGAGGTCGCCGCGCTGCCGCAGGGTCAGCAGGTGGTGCTGCTGCGGGCGGCGCAGGAGGCGTTGGCGAACGTCCGGAAGCACGCGGGGGCGACGACGGTGCTGATCACGCTGACGATGGCAGCCGACGGGGTCGGGATCTCGGTCTCGGACGACGGCACCGGCTTCGAGCCGTCCGCGGCCGCCGCGGGCTACGGCCTCGCCGCGATGCGCGGGCGGGTCGAGGAGTCGGGCGGCAGCGTCCAGGTGGAGAGCGCGCCGGGGCGTGGGACGCGCGTGCAAGTCCTCATTCCTTCAACCAATCAGGAGAACTCGTGA
- a CDS encoding bifunctional alpha/beta hydrolase/OsmC family protein produces the protein MTDPKVTLELDRPQGGSLDALMALPTGEVRAYAVLAHRSPGSVDVIADVLTRAGIAVLAFEIGAAGAVADVVLAAYHLRANFEPPGILIGHSLGGVAVLSASHLVPEIRAVVTINAPAGEIPPPRTALLVMHAPNDQQVGIQNAGHLFVAARHPKSFIALDGADHSLSAATDAVYAATMIGAWVARYLTTPAPPVASGLTTGHHVLVRENGTPYAQTIVAGRHRLTADEPVPLGRDTGPTPYDLLLASLGSCTSMTIRMYAERKQIPLRDVSVELRHARIHAKDCENCETTNGMLDRIDLRITLDGDLTPEHREKLLAIAGKCPVHRTLHSEIQIRTAMAD, from the coding sequence ATGACGGATCCGAAGGTCACGCTGGAGCTGGACAGGCCGCAGGGTGGATCACTCGACGCACTGATGGCACTGCCCACCGGCGAGGTCCGCGCGTACGCCGTTCTCGCGCACCGCTCACCCGGATCCGTGGACGTGATCGCCGATGTCCTGACCCGGGCCGGGATCGCCGTGCTCGCCTTCGAGATCGGTGCCGCTGGGGCGGTCGCGGACGTCGTCCTGGCGGCGTACCACCTGCGGGCGAACTTCGAGCCGCCGGGGATCCTGATCGGCCACTCGCTCGGCGGGGTCGCGGTGCTGTCGGCCTCGCACCTGGTCCCCGAGATCCGCGCCGTCGTGACGATCAACGCGCCGGCCGGCGAGATCCCGCCGCCGCGCACCGCGCTGCTGGTGATGCACGCGCCGAACGACCAGCAGGTCGGCATCCAGAACGCCGGCCACCTGTTCGTCGCGGCCCGGCACCCGAAGTCGTTCATCGCGCTGGACGGCGCCGACCACTCGCTGTCGGCCGCCACCGACGCGGTGTACGCCGCGACGATGATCGGCGCCTGGGTCGCCCGCTACCTGACCACCCCCGCGCCGCCGGTCGCGTCCGGGCTGACGACGGGCCACCACGTCCTCGTCCGCGAGAACGGCACGCCGTACGCCCAGACCATCGTCGCCGGCCGCCACCGCCTGACCGCCGACGAGCCCGTCCCACTGGGCCGCGACACCGGGCCCACGCCGTACGACCTGCTGCTCGCGTCCCTCGGCTCCTGCACGTCGATGACGATCCGCATGTACGCCGAACGCAAGCAGATCCCGCTCCGCGACGTCTCCGTCGAACTCCGCCACGCCCGCATCCACGCCAAGGACTGCGAGAACTGCGAAACCACCAACGGCATGCTCGACCGCATCGACCTCCGCATCACCCTCGACGGCGACCTCACCCCCGAACACCGCGAAAAACTCCTCGCCATCGCCGGCAAGTGCCCGGTCCACCGAACCCTCCACTCAGAAATCCAAATCCGCACAGCGATGGCGGACTGA
- a CDS encoding aldo/keto reductase — MRETQLGELTVSALGLGCMGMSQSYGAGDDAESIATVHAAIDAGCTFLDTADVYGDGANEELVGRALAGRRDQVVLATKFGFRRAAAGDQLPNVVNGTPAYAREAIDASLRRLGVDHVDLWYLHRRDPNVPIEETVGAMAEAVTAGKVRYLGLSEVNGDTVRAAHAVHPISAVQSEWSLWTRDPETVVLPALRELGIGFVPFSPLGRGFLTGQLTSPADFGPDDMRASLPRFTGDNFQKNLDLVDQVKSLAAARDVTAGQLALAWLLAQGNDVAPIPGTKRRKYLTENLAAADLTLTPEELTTLNEAFPPDSAAGTRYTEAGLKMVGQ, encoded by the coding sequence ATGCGTGAAACCCAGCTCGGAGAACTGACCGTTTCCGCCCTCGGCCTCGGCTGCATGGGGATGTCGCAGTCGTACGGTGCCGGCGACGACGCCGAGTCGATCGCGACCGTGCACGCGGCGATCGATGCCGGCTGCACCTTTCTCGACACCGCCGACGTGTACGGCGACGGCGCCAACGAGGAGCTCGTCGGCCGTGCGCTGGCCGGGCGCCGCGACCAGGTGGTGCTGGCGACCAAGTTCGGCTTCCGCCGCGCCGCCGCCGGCGACCAGCTCCCGAACGTCGTCAACGGCACCCCGGCGTACGCCCGTGAAGCCATCGACGCCTCGCTCCGCCGCCTCGGCGTCGACCACGTCGACCTGTGGTACCTGCACCGCCGCGACCCCAACGTCCCGATCGAGGAGACCGTCGGCGCGATGGCCGAAGCGGTGACCGCCGGCAAGGTCCGGTACCTCGGCCTGTCGGAGGTCAACGGCGACACCGTCCGCGCCGCGCACGCCGTCCACCCGATCAGCGCCGTCCAGAGCGAGTGGTCCCTGTGGACCCGCGACCCCGAGACCGTCGTCCTGCCGGCCCTGCGCGAGCTCGGCATCGGGTTCGTCCCGTTCAGCCCGCTCGGCCGCGGCTTCCTCACCGGCCAGCTCACGTCGCCCGCCGACTTCGGCCCCGACGACATGCGCGCCTCGCTGCCCCGCTTCACCGGCGACAACTTCCAGAAGAACCTCGACCTGGTCGACCAGGTCAAGTCCCTCGCCGCGGCCCGCGACGTCACCGCCGGCCAGCTCGCCCTCGCCTGGCTCCTTGCCCAGGGCAACGACGTCGCCCCGATCCCCGGCACCAAGCGCCGCAAGTACCTGACCGAGAACCTCGCCGCCGCCGACCTGACCCTCACCCCCGAAGAACTCACCACCCTCAACGAGGCCTTCCCTCCAGACTCCGCCGCCGGCACCCGCTACACCGAAGCCGGCCTGAAAATGGTCGGCCAGTGA
- a CDS encoding isoprenyl transferase, whose protein sequence is MSPLGRRRVVESVRRGEVVAPEPHGSGARPPGVPGELVPRHVAIVMDGNGRWAKQRGLPRTEGHKAGEASLLDVIKGGIEIGVKYISAYAFSTENWARSPEEVRFLMGFNRDVIHRRRDELDAMGVRVVWSGRRPRLWKSVIDELEDAQERTRHNDVITLQFCVNYGGQAEIADAMKSIAHEVAAGKLRPDRITEKTIARHLYHPEVPEVDLFVRSSGEQRTSNFLVWQLAYAEMVFLDTLWPDFDRRDLWRAIELYAQRDRRYGGAIPNEVGGQTSS, encoded by the coding sequence ATGTCGCCACTGGGTCGTCGTCGGGTTGTGGAGAGCGTGCGCCGGGGGGAGGTCGTGGCGCCGGAGCCGCATGGTTCGGGGGCTCGGCCGCCGGGGGTGCCGGGGGAGTTGGTGCCTCGGCACGTGGCGATCGTGATGGACGGGAACGGGCGGTGGGCCAAGCAGCGGGGGTTGCCGCGGACCGAAGGGCACAAGGCGGGAGAGGCTTCGCTGCTGGACGTGATCAAGGGCGGGATCGAGATCGGGGTGAAGTACATCTCGGCGTACGCGTTCTCGACCGAGAACTGGGCCCGGTCGCCGGAGGAGGTCCGGTTCCTGATGGGGTTCAACCGGGACGTCATCCACCGGCGGCGGGACGAGCTGGACGCGATGGGGGTGCGGGTGGTCTGGTCGGGGCGCCGGCCGCGGTTGTGGAAGAGCGTGATCGACGAGCTCGAGGACGCGCAGGAGCGGACCAGGCACAACGACGTGATCACGCTGCAGTTCTGCGTGAACTACGGCGGGCAGGCGGAGATCGCGGACGCGATGAAGTCGATCGCGCACGAGGTTGCCGCGGGCAAGCTCCGGCCGGACCGGATCACGGAGAAGACGATCGCGCGGCATCTGTACCATCCGGAGGTTCCGGAGGTCGACCTGTTCGTACGGTCGTCGGGGGAGCAGCGGACGTCGAACTTCCTGGTCTGGCAGCTGGCGTACGCCGAGATGGTGTTCCTGGACACGCTGTGGCCCGACTTCGACCGGCGGGATCTGTGGCGGGCGATCGAGCTCTACGCGCAGCGGGACCGCCGGTACGGCGGGGCGATTCCGAACGAGGTCGGTGGGCAGACGTCGAGTTAG
- a CDS encoding ABC transporter permease, with the protein MSTTAPSRPLPSVVQVGLSRTGLEVKQFFREKEQLIFTFFFPIIFLAIFSAVFSGTDFADGVDAATYFTPGMIASGIFLTSFQSLAITIAMERDEDLLKRLRGTPMSPQSYFIGKIGLVLVTSIAQFGLLLAIAGLLLGVDIPSSPDKWLHFLWIFVLGTASGSVLGIAFSVVPKSGKAASAVVTPVVLLLQFISGVYFVYSSLPAWMRTVSEIFPLKWLAQGMRSVFLPDGFEASEPGGSWQLGTGAIVLSVWLVVGLVVAQRVFRWTRRDAG; encoded by the coding sequence ATGAGCACCACCGCCCCGAGCCGCCCGCTGCCGTCCGTCGTACAGGTCGGGCTGTCCCGGACCGGGCTGGAGGTGAAGCAGTTCTTCCGCGAGAAGGAGCAGCTGATCTTCACCTTCTTCTTCCCGATCATCTTCCTGGCCATCTTCTCGGCCGTGTTCAGCGGCACCGACTTCGCCGACGGCGTCGACGCCGCGACGTACTTCACGCCCGGCATGATCGCCTCGGGCATCTTCCTGACCAGTTTCCAGTCACTGGCGATCACGATCGCGATGGAACGCGACGAGGACCTGCTCAAGCGCCTGCGCGGTACGCCGATGTCGCCGCAGTCGTACTTCATCGGCAAGATCGGGCTGGTCCTGGTCACCTCGATCGCCCAGTTCGGGCTGCTGCTGGCGATCGCCGGGCTGCTGCTCGGCGTGGACATCCCGTCCTCGCCTGACAAGTGGTTGCACTTCCTGTGGATCTTCGTGCTCGGTACGGCGTCCGGCTCGGTGCTGGGGATCGCGTTCAGCGTCGTCCCGAAGTCCGGCAAGGCGGCCTCGGCCGTGGTGACGCCCGTCGTCCTGCTGCTGCAGTTCATCTCCGGCGTCTACTTCGTCTACAGCAGCCTGCCGGCCTGGATGCGGACGGTCTCGGAGATCTTCCCGCTGAAGTGGCTGGCCCAGGGCATGCGGTCGGTGTTCCTGCCGGACGGCTTCGAGGCGTCCGAGCCCGGTGGTTCCTGGCAGCTCGGGACCGGCGCGATCGTGCTCTCGGTCTGGCTCGTGGTCGGACTGGTCGTCGCCCAGCGCGTCTTCCGCTGGACCCGCCGGGACGCCGGCTGA
- the recO gene encoding DNA repair protein RecO gives MPLYRDEAIVLRTQKLGEADRIATLLTRQHGKIRAVAKGVRRTSSRWGARLEPFSHVDLQLATGRTLDVVTQAVSIASYGQGIVDDYARYTTGTVLLETVDRLVVEEKEPATQQHLLLAGALRVLSSGEREPGLILDSFLLRSLAISGYAPSFGDCAKCGEPGPHRAFNPAAGGMVCSACRPPASAMPAPATITLLAALLTGDWPTAERTDPKTRREADTLVAAFAAWHLDRLRSLRHLDLSVTPATPLPGTEAVN, from the coding sequence GTGCCGCTCTACCGTGACGAAGCCATCGTGCTCCGAACCCAGAAACTGGGCGAAGCCGACCGCATCGCCACCCTCCTGACCCGCCAGCACGGCAAGATCCGTGCCGTCGCCAAGGGCGTACGCCGTACGTCGTCCCGCTGGGGCGCCCGCCTGGAACCCTTCAGCCACGTCGACCTCCAGCTCGCCACCGGCCGCACCCTCGACGTGGTCACGCAGGCCGTCTCCATCGCGTCGTACGGCCAGGGCATCGTCGACGACTACGCCCGCTACACCACCGGCACCGTCCTCCTGGAAACAGTCGACCGCCTGGTCGTCGAGGAGAAGGAACCAGCCACCCAGCAGCACCTCCTGCTGGCCGGCGCCCTACGCGTCCTCTCCTCCGGCGAACGAGAACCCGGCCTGATCCTCGACTCCTTCCTCCTCCGCTCCCTGGCCATCTCCGGCTACGCCCCCTCCTTCGGCGACTGCGCCAAGTGCGGCGAACCAGGCCCCCACCGAGCCTTCAACCCCGCCGCCGGCGGCATGGTCTGCTCCGCCTGCCGCCCACCCGCCTCCGCCATGCCCGCCCCCGCCACCATCACCCTCCTGGCCGCCCTCCTCACCGGCGACTGGCCCACCGCCGAACGCACCGACCCCAAAACCCGCCGAGAAGCCGACACCCTCGTAGCCGCCTTCGCAGCCTGGCACCTAGACCGCCTCCGCTCCCTCCGCCACCTGGACCTCTCGGTCACCCCCGCCACCCCCCTCCCAGGCACCGAAGCAGTCAACTAA
- a CDS encoding ABC transporter ATP-binding protein produces the protein MKDTDLAVRVRGLVKRYPDKVAVAGVDLDIRHGEVFALLGPNGAGKTTTTEILEGYRRADEGDVKVLGTDPARADRHWRARVGIVAQSSRDEAELSVAELVQHFAGYYPNPRDPAEVIASVGLEEKAKTRTRKLSGGQRRRLDVALGVIGNPELLFLDEPTTGFDPEARRKFWTLIENLRTTGTTILLTTHYLDEAEHLADRVGVIADGRMLEIATPDTLGGRGARTARVSWLDADGAHEVRTDEPTAEVARLMARFGGEVPELQVRRPSLEDIYLDLIGAVQAETLEGAAR, from the coding sequence ATGAAAGACACAGACTTGGCAGTGCGGGTCCGCGGACTCGTCAAGCGGTACCCGGACAAGGTCGCCGTCGCGGGCGTCGACCTGGACATCCGGCACGGTGAGGTGTTCGCCCTGCTCGGCCCGAACGGCGCCGGCAAGACGACGACCACGGAGATCCTGGAGGGGTATCGCCGGGCCGACGAGGGCGACGTCAAGGTCCTCGGCACCGATCCGGCGCGCGCCGACCGGCACTGGCGGGCCCGCGTCGGCATCGTCGCGCAGTCGTCCCGCGACGAGGCCGAACTGTCGGTCGCCGAGCTGGTCCAGCACTTCGCCGGCTACTACCCGAACCCGCGCGACCCCGCCGAGGTGATCGCGTCGGTCGGGCTGGAGGAGAAGGCCAAGACCCGGACCCGGAAGCTGTCCGGCGGTCAGCGCCGCCGGCTCGACGTCGCGCTCGGTGTGATCGGCAACCCGGAGCTGCTGTTCCTCGACGAGCCGACCACCGGCTTCGACCCCGAGGCGCGGCGCAAGTTCTGGACCCTGATCGAGAACCTGCGCACCACCGGTACGACGATCCTGCTCACCACCCACTACCTGGACGAGGCCGAGCACCTGGCCGACCGGGTCGGCGTGATCGCGGACGGGCGGATGCTCGAGATCGCGACGCCGGACACGCTCGGCGGCCGGGGCGCCCGGACCGCGCGGGTGTCCTGGCTGGACGCCGACGGCGCGCACGAAGTACGGACCGACGAGCCGACCGCGGAGGTCGCGCGGCTGATGGCCCGGTTCGGCGGTGAGGTGCCGGAGCTGCAGGTGCGCCGGCCGAGCCTCGAAGACATCTACCTGGACCTGATCGGCGCGGTACAGGCCGAGACCCTCGAAGGAGCCGCCCGATGA
- a CDS encoding response regulator: MTVRVLVVDDHPIVRSGLTGMLAVTDDIEVVGEAGDGEEALALVEATRPDVVLMDLRMPRRDGVSATGAIVSGYPATKVLVLTTYDTDTDILHAVEAGAAGYLLKDTPHAELLDGIRAASRGETVLAPPVAARLMSRLRTPAPAAAVQPSPRELQVLAAVARGLSNAEIGRELFIGEATVKTHLQRLFTKLDVDDRTHAVTVAIERGLLPSPRNR, translated from the coding sequence GTGACCGTGCGCGTACTGGTGGTCGACGACCACCCGATCGTGCGCTCCGGGCTGACCGGCATGCTCGCCGTCACCGACGACATCGAGGTGGTCGGCGAGGCCGGCGACGGCGAGGAAGCGCTCGCGCTCGTCGAGGCGACCCGGCCGGACGTCGTACTGATGGACCTGCGGATGCCGCGCCGCGACGGCGTGTCCGCGACGGGCGCGATCGTGTCGGGTTATCCGGCGACGAAGGTGCTGGTGCTGACGACGTACGACACGGACACGGACATCCTGCACGCCGTCGAGGCCGGGGCCGCGGGGTACCTGCTGAAGGACACCCCTCACGCCGAGCTGCTCGACGGGATCCGGGCGGCATCGCGGGGCGAAACAGTGCTGGCGCCGCCGGTCGCCGCGCGCTTGATGTCGCGACTCCGTACGCCGGCGCCAGCCGCCGCCGTCCAGCCGTCACCGCGCGAGCTGCAGGTCCTGGCCGCGGTGGCCCGGGGGTTGAGCAACGCGGAGATCGGACGGGAACTGTTCATCGGCGAGGCAACGGTGAAGACCCACCTGCAACGCCTGTTCACGAAGCTGGACGTCGACGACCGCACCCACGCGGTCACGGTCGCGATCGAGCGCGGGTTGCTGCCTTCGCCCCGGAACCGGTGA
- a CDS encoding S-(hydroxymethyl)mycothiol dehydrogenase: MSQTVRGVVALSKGAPVTIEQITIPDPGPGEAVVQVQACGVCHTDLHYREGGINDEFPFLLGHEAAGIVESVGEGVTEVAPGDFVVLNWRAVCGSCRACLRGRPWYCFNTHNAQQKMTLADGTELSPALGIGAFAEKTLVAAGQCTKVDPEAKAEVAGLLGCGVMAGLGAAVNTGNVGRGDTVAVIGCGGVGTAAVVGARLAGAARVIALDIDQRKLDVAQELGATHTINSKGLDHDGVVEAVQELTGGFGADVVIDAVGRPETWKQAFYARDLAGTVVLVGVPTPDMQLDMPLLDFFGRGGSLKSSWYGDCLPSRDFPLLIDLHLQGRLPLDRFVSETIALDEVEAAFAKMHHGDVLRSVVLLSEGAV; this comes from the coding sequence ATGAGTCAGACAGTGCGTGGAGTCGTAGCCCTGAGCAAAGGTGCCCCGGTCACGATCGAGCAGATCACGATCCCCGATCCCGGTCCGGGCGAGGCGGTGGTGCAGGTGCAGGCCTGCGGCGTCTGCCACACCGACCTGCACTACCGGGAGGGCGGGATCAACGACGAGTTCCCGTTCCTGCTCGGCCACGAGGCGGCCGGGATCGTGGAGAGCGTCGGCGAGGGTGTCACCGAGGTCGCGCCGGGCGACTTCGTCGTACTGAACTGGCGCGCGGTCTGCGGCAGCTGCCGGGCCTGTCTGCGCGGCCGCCCGTGGTACTGCTTCAACACCCACAACGCGCAGCAGAAGATGACGCTGGCCGACGGCACCGAGCTGTCGCCCGCGCTCGGCATCGGCGCGTTCGCGGAGAAGACCCTGGTCGCGGCCGGGCAGTGCACGAAGGTCGACCCGGAGGCGAAGGCCGAGGTCGCCGGCCTGCTCGGGTGCGGCGTGATGGCCGGCCTCGGCGCGGCGGTCAACACCGGCAACGTCGGTCGCGGCGACACGGTCGCGGTGATCGGCTGCGGCGGTGTCGGTACGGCGGCCGTCGTCGGCGCCCGGCTCGCGGGCGCGGCCCGGGTGATCGCGCTCGACATCGACCAGCGCAAGCTCGACGTCGCCCAGGAGCTCGGCGCGACGCACACGATCAACTCCAAGGGCCTGGACCACGACGGTGTCGTCGAAGCGGTCCAGGAGCTGACCGGCGGTTTCGGCGCGGATGTCGTGATCGACGCGGTCGGCCGTCCGGAGACCTGGAAGCAGGCGTTCTACGCTCGCGACCTGGCCGGGACCGTCGTGCTGGTCGGCGTACCGACGCCGGACATGCAGCTGGACATGCCGCTGCTCGACTTCTTCGGCCGGGGCGGTTCGCTCAAGTCCAGCTGGTACGGCGACTGCCTGCCGTCCCGCGACTTCCCGCTGCTGATCGACCTGCACCTGCAGGGCCGGCTGCCGCTCGACCGGTTCGTGTCGGAGACGATCGCGCTGGACGAGGTCGAGGCGGCGTTCGCCAAGATGCACCACGGCGACGTACTGCGGTCTGTGGTGCTGCTTTCAGAAGGCGCCGTCTGA
- a CDS encoding SDR family oxidoreductase, which produces MNSDGSKNTPGTPDARDGGTPGTPDARDGGTPGAPDARGENTLGTPDARGGDTPTAPGATGTSASASAATGPGATPAPGPTAPGATGTGATPAPVTTTPGSTGPGAAPAFGSTTPGSTGPGAAPAFGSTTPGTTGPGPTPAPGSTTPGPTPSAPGATPSTPTGAAAASTSSDVPGARSGEQPLIAVTGSTGKLGSKIARHLADAGVRQRLLVRDPARAPELAGSEIAQASYGDHDALIDALDGVHTLLLLSATESADRVSLHTATIDAAVAAGVRHIVYTSFVGAGPNATFTFARDHWHTEQHLRATGVEFTFLRDNLYLDFVPGFVGEDDAIRGPAGDGRVAAVLRDDVAAAATQVLLDPAAHTGTTYDLTGPTAFTLTEAAALLSESHGRKIRYEPETLDEAYRSRERFGAPAWEVAGWVTSYAAIASGELGTVTTAVEQLTGRKPTSLAEYVATR; this is translated from the coding sequence GTGAACTCGGACGGCAGCAAGAACACCCCGGGTACGCCGGACGCTCGCGACGGGGGCACCCCGGGTACGCCGGACGCTCGCGACGGGGGCACGCCGGGCGCGCCGGACGCTCGCGGCGAGAACACCCTGGGCACCCCCGACGCTCGCGGCGGGGACACCCCGACAGCTCCAGGCGCCACCGGCACAAGCGCTTCCGCGTCCGCCGCCACCGGGCCTGGCGCCACCCCCGCGCCCGGTCCCACCGCCCCCGGCGCCACCGGGACTGGCGCCACCCCCGCTCCCGTCACCACCACCCCCGGCTCCACCGGGCCTGGCGCCGCCCCCGCGTTCGGCTCCACCACCCCCGGCTCCACCGGGCCTGGCGCCGCCCCCGCGTTCGGCTCCACCACCCCCGGCACCACCGGGCCTGGCCCCACCCCCGCGCCCGGCTCCACCACCCCCGGCCCCACCCCTTCGGCTCCGGGCGCCACCCCTTCAACTCCAACTGGCGCCGCCGCGGCGAGCACCTCCAGCGACGTGCCCGGCGCCCGCAGCGGCGAGCAACCACTGATCGCCGTCACCGGCTCCACCGGCAAACTGGGCTCCAAGATCGCACGCCATCTGGCCGACGCCGGCGTCCGCCAGCGACTGCTGGTGCGAGACCCCGCCCGCGCCCCCGAGTTAGCAGGTAGTGAGATCGCCCAAGCGTCGTACGGCGACCACGACGCCCTCATCGACGCCCTCGACGGCGTCCACACCCTCCTCCTGCTCAGCGCCACCGAGTCCGCCGACCGCGTCTCGTTGCACACGGCAACGATCGACGCCGCCGTTGCCGCCGGCGTCCGCCACATCGTCTACACCTCCTTCGTCGGCGCCGGCCCGAACGCGACCTTCACCTTCGCGCGCGACCACTGGCACACCGAGCAGCACCTCCGCGCGACCGGCGTCGAGTTCACCTTCCTCCGCGACAACCTGTACCTCGACTTCGTCCCCGGCTTCGTCGGCGAGGACGACGCCATCCGCGGACCGGCCGGCGACGGCCGCGTTGCCGCCGTACTCCGCGACGACGTCGCCGCGGCGGCCACGCAGGTCCTCCTCGACCCCGCCGCACACACCGGTACGACTTACGACCTCACCGGCCCGACCGCGTTCACCCTGACCGAGGCCGCCGCCCTGCTCAGCGAGAGCCACGGCCGCAAGATCCGCTATGAGCCGGAGACCCTCGACGAGGCCTACCGCTCGCGCGAACGCTTCGGCGCCCCCGCCTGGGAGGTCGCCGGCTGGGTCACGTCGTACGCCGCCATCGCCAGCGGCGAACTCGGCACCGTCACCACCGCCGTCGAACAGCTCACCGGCCGCAAGCCCACCAGCCTGGCCGAGTACGTCGCCACCCGCTGA